Proteins encoded in a region of the Photobacterium profundum SS9 genome:
- the fliN gene encoding flagellar motor switch protein FliN, whose amino-acid sequence MSEKNNDLSLDLDDLDLGTLGQVQAPEATSSQDMNFIRNIPVNLTLEVASTELMVGDLMNIGLGTVIELDKISGEAMDVKVNGTLLGHAEVVIVNNKYGLRLVSVVDDNDMLKGLTK is encoded by the coding sequence ATGTCTGAAAAAAATAATGATTTGAGTCTTGACCTGGATGATCTGGATTTAGGTACTTTGGGCCAAGTCCAGGCCCCCGAAGCCACATCATCACAAGACATGAACTTCATTCGCAATATTCCGGTTAACCTGACACTTGAAGTCGCCAGTACCGAGTTAATGGTGGGTGATTTGATGAATATCGGTTTAGGAACAGTTATCGAGTTAGATAAAATCAGTGGTGAAGCCATGGATGTCAAAGTGAATGGTACCCTACTCGGCCACGCTGAAGTCGTTATTGTGAACAATAAATACGGCCTGCGCTTAGTAAGTGTTGTTGATGATAACGACATGCTAAAAGGTTTAACCAAGTAA
- a CDS encoding FliM/FliN family flagellar motor switch protein: MMKKSKIISNLDQTEVRDFDLASPEHRIGALQAIIDNVCKQFERSARQSFHHLLRHPVEFSFDQQDTLKLQDYLQQLKKPCLYREFTVSPHDLHGTVSIDGELLFFMVDLFFGGNGNNIRRNNDMSDTELRLVERFFNLALEQFAHGWHSITSWHNHLTEKNTLRLGNPMQNNQLYQVCRFTIDVCGHKGWFEIALPFAGLDFLRDQQCKAADIETDPELQAKIQTKICQTPMRLTTTLCERSLALGKVMDLKTGDIIPVELPSEVTVRAGKTSLFTARIAEHNASLVLQIQSIIKQ; this comes from the coding sequence ATGATGAAAAAGAGCAAAATCATTTCAAACCTTGATCAGACAGAGGTCCGTGATTTTGATCTCGCAAGTCCTGAACACCGTATTGGTGCATTACAAGCGATCATCGACAATGTTTGCAAGCAATTTGAACGTTCTGCACGACAGTCTTTTCATCACCTTTTGCGTCACCCTGTCGAGTTTAGTTTTGATCAACAAGACACCTTAAAATTACAAGACTACTTACAGCAGCTTAAAAAACCCTGTTTATATCGTGAGTTTACGGTTAGCCCGCATGATTTACATGGCACCGTCTCAATTGATGGCGAGTTGTTGTTTTTCATGGTTGATCTGTTTTTTGGCGGCAACGGTAATAACATCCGCCGCAACAATGATATGAGTGATACTGAATTACGCCTAGTTGAGCGCTTTTTCAATCTGGCACTGGAACAATTTGCACATGGTTGGCACAGCATTACCAGCTGGCATAACCACTTGACCGAAAAGAATACGCTTCGACTTGGCAACCCAATGCAAAATAATCAGTTGTATCAGGTTTGTCGTTTTACGATTGATGTTTGCGGTCATAAAGGCTGGTTTGAGATCGCCTTACCCTTTGCCGGGTTAGATTTTTTACGCGATCAACAATGTAAAGCTGCTGACATAGAAACAGACCCGGAGCTTCAAGCAAAGATCCAAACCAAAATTTGTCAAACCCCAATGCGATTAACCACCACGTTATGTGAACGTAGTTTAGCTCTGGGAAAAGTCATGGATTTAAAGACAGGCGATATTATTCCCGTGGAACTGCCCAGTGAAGTCACAGTAAGGGCTGGAAAAACATCGCTATTTACAGCACGGATTGCCGAACACAACGCAAGTTTAGTGCTTCAAATTCAAAGCATTATCAAGCAGTAG